The following coding sequences lie in one Haladaptatus sp. DJG-WS-42 genomic window:
- a CDS encoding DUF63 family protein, with product MDMLSERLDPVRTWWAAVIALTVALVGGSLAFPRTVWDGFLWHYFWGPVVADGNGAFCAVRSGGETTLLDSASACTAASGFVAYPGYTAVSEIGYAVILLLMLVGLIFLLRGLGIGRDRELFFALFPFMFFGGALRVVEDAGIAAMRNGVDPAIPFPWSAFIISPFIYFTVFFFTLAAILVSVGLERNGSVDTYRNPLFALGAALLVGTVGYLTVLAFTENYVSFFPQMTILTLVLATIIAYGAWKLVDTYAPDINKGTGTIGLVIIWGHAVDGVANVLAADWAVEIGLPFYYSAKHPVNRFIINFTDGILPESIAAVTGTSWPFLVVKIVAAVAVVWVFDETIFEESPRYAILLLIAILAVGLGPGTRDMLRATFGI from the coding sequence ATGGATATGCTTTCGGAGCGACTCGACCCTGTGCGTACGTGGTGGGCGGCCGTCATCGCTCTCACCGTCGCGCTCGTGGGCGGGTCGCTCGCCTTCCCGCGGACGGTCTGGGACGGGTTCCTCTGGCACTACTTCTGGGGGCCGGTCGTCGCGGACGGAAACGGGGCGTTCTGTGCGGTTCGGTCGGGTGGCGAGACGACGCTACTCGATAGTGCGTCTGCGTGTACCGCCGCAAGCGGCTTCGTTGCCTACCCCGGCTACACCGCCGTCTCCGAGATTGGCTACGCGGTCATTCTCCTGCTCATGCTCGTTGGCCTCATCTTCCTGCTTCGAGGCCTCGGCATCGGCAGAGACCGCGAACTGTTCTTCGCGCTGTTCCCGTTCATGTTCTTCGGCGGAGCACTGCGCGTCGTCGAAGACGCCGGAATTGCAGCCATGCGAAACGGAGTTGACCCGGCGATTCCGTTCCCGTGGAGCGCCTTTATCATCAGCCCGTTCATCTACTTCACCGTCTTTTTCTTCACGCTCGCCGCCATCCTCGTGAGCGTCGGCTTAGAGCGAAACGGGTCGGTGGACACCTACCGAAATCCGCTGTTCGCGCTCGGCGCGGCCCTGCTGGTCGGGACGGTTGGCTACCTGACGGTGCTCGCGTTCACCGAGAACTACGTCAGCTTCTTCCCGCAGATGACGATTCTCACGTTGGTGCTTGCGACCATCATCGCCTACGGCGCGTGGAAGCTGGTCGATACGTACGCCCCCGACATCAACAAGGGGACGGGAACTATCGGCCTCGTCATCATCTGGGGTCACGCTGTGGACGGTGTCGCAAACGTCCTCGCCGCAGACTGGGCCGTCGAGATTGGCTTACCGTTTTACTACAGCGCAAAACACCCGGTCAACCGCTTCATCATCAACTTCACCGACGGGATTCTCCCCGAGTCGATTGCCGCCGTCACCGGCACCTCGTGGCCGTTCCTCGTCGTGAAAATCGTCGCCGCCGTCGCCGTTGTCTGGGTGTTCGATGAGACCATCTTCGAGGAAAGTCCGCGCTACGCAATCTTGCTCCTCATTGCGATTCTCGCGGTGGGGCTCGGGCCGGGCACGCGCGACATGCTCCGCGCGACATTCGGTATCTGA
- a CDS encoding ABC transporter ATP-binding protein, translated as MTASFMRRDVLRVEDLSTRFFTEEGQVNAVEKVSFDVKENEILGIVGESGSGKSVTALSVIDLVDSPGRVTGGNVWFRYPELADEFREKNSEAVDGDYVDLRQLPRGVRQSLRGPKFSMIFQDPMSSFNPSLTVGEQIAEAVEVQQRAKANPRRTRSRTQGYGLSNLLLDAVIPARDYTSEESHARAIDLLEQVGIPDPVERADQYPHEFSGGMLQRAMVAQALAGEPDVLIADEPTTALDVTIQAQILNLLRDIQEDRGMSIVLITHDLGVVARMCDRVGVMYAGEIVERGSLEAVFDDPTHPYTQGLLGSIPDLEDPAPRLQPIEGNVPSLVNQEMEDRCYFADRCPYAMHDCLGRQPMRAVSGDDAHEARCVLAAQAYSEHEALPEDYFEGGGDR; from the coding sequence ATGACGGCGTCGTTCATGCGCCGTGATGTCCTCCGTGTCGAAGACCTCTCGACCCGCTTTTTCACCGAGGAAGGGCAGGTCAACGCCGTCGAGAAGGTTTCGTTCGACGTCAAAGAGAACGAGATTCTCGGCATCGTCGGGGAGTCGGGCAGTGGGAAATCCGTGACCGCACTCTCGGTCATCGACCTCGTTGACTCGCCGGGGCGCGTGACTGGTGGAAACGTCTGGTTCCGGTATCCGGAACTCGCAGACGAGTTCCGCGAGAAGAACTCCGAGGCCGTCGATGGCGACTACGTAGACCTCCGGCAACTGCCGAGAGGCGTCCGGCAATCGCTTCGCGGCCCGAAGTTCAGCATGATTTTCCAAGACCCGATGAGCAGTTTCAATCCCTCGCTCACCGTGGGCGAACAGATTGCAGAAGCCGTCGAAGTCCAACAGCGCGCGAAGGCGAACCCGCGCCGGACGCGCTCGCGGACGCAAGGATACGGGCTCTCGAATCTCCTGCTTGATGCCGTGATTCCAGCGCGGGATTACACGAGCGAGGAGAGCCACGCGCGAGCCATCGACCTGCTCGAACAGGTCGGGATTCCAGACCCCGTAGAGCGCGCCGACCAGTATCCACACGAGTTCTCTGGTGGGATGCTCCAGCGCGCGATGGTCGCACAGGCACTCGCCGGTGAACCGGACGTGCTCATCGCAGACGAGCCAACCACGGCGCTCGACGTGACGATTCAGGCCCAGATTCTGAATCTGCTGCGCGACATCCAGGAAGACCGTGGCATGAGCATCGTGCTGATTACCCACGACCTCGGCGTCGTGGCGCGGATGTGTGACCGCGTCGGCGTCATGTACGCGGGTGAAATCGTCGAGCGGGGGTCGCTCGAAGCCGTGTTCGACGATCCGACACATCCCTACACGCAAGGGTTGCTCGGCTCGATTCCGGACTTAGAAGACCCGGCTCCACGACTCCAGCCCATCGAAGGCAACGTTCCGAGTCTCGTAAACCAAGAGATGGAAGACCGGTGTTACTTTGCAGACCGGTGTCCGTACGCGATGCACGACTGCCTCGGCCGCCAGCCGATGCGTGCGGTGTCGGGCGACGATGCCCACGAAGCGCGGTGTGTGCTCGCAGCACAGGCGTACAGCGAACACGAAGCCCTTCCCGAAGACTACTTCGAGGGAGGTGGTGACCGATGA
- a CDS encoding response regulator, which produces MKPETNEQETSHPTVLIVEDEPAVATMYQRFLQRDYEVRIASNGAQALDTLSPDIDIVLLDRMMPDMSGDAVLEQIRARALDCRVVMVSAVEPDFDIINMGFDAYVQKPPTRDQLKEVVAEMLSLSAYEDDLQAYFSALKKQRLLTDRFDASALEENEEYVQLSSTIDRLHERIHGDTDRFADDFGFVSAIDDIAAPKQASSHDGR; this is translated from the coding sequence ATGAAACCCGAAACCAACGAACAGGAAACCAGTCACCCAACGGTCCTCATCGTCGAGGACGAACCCGCCGTTGCAACCATGTACCAGCGCTTCTTACAGCGCGACTACGAGGTGCGCATCGCGAGCAATGGCGCACAAGCGCTCGACACTCTCTCGCCCGACATCGACATCGTCCTCTTAGACCGAATGATGCCAGACATGTCGGGTGATGCGGTACTCGAACAAATCAGAGCGCGCGCCCTCGACTGTCGCGTGGTCATGGTGAGCGCCGTTGAACCGGATTTCGACATCATCAATATGGGCTTTGACGCATACGTCCAGAAGCCACCAACGCGCGACCAGCTCAAAGAAGTCGTCGCAGAAATGCTGTCGCTTTCTGCGTACGAAGACGACTTGCAAGCGTACTTCAGTGCGCTCAAAAAACAGCGGTTATTGACCGACCGGTTCGATGCAAGTGCACTCGAAGAAAACGAGGAATACGTACAGTTATCATCGACGATAGACCGCTTACACGAACGCATCCACGGCGATACTGACCGTTTTGCGGACGATTTCGGATTCGTGAGCGCAATCGACGACATCGCCGCACCAAAACAAGCGTCATCACACGATGGACGCTGA
- a CDS encoding ABC transporter ATP-binding protein → MSKAILEVEDLEKYYFEQDTFLDRMLGRKPQSVKAVDNISFEVRKGETLGLVGESGCGKSTTSETLLRLREATGGRVKFDGENIFEMDDEALRAFRRRAQIVFQDPFSSLDPRMTAGEIITEPLVIHDLADREERRAKAKDLLERVGLSADQIDRYPHEFSGGQRQRIGIARALALDPEFIVLDEPVSALDVSVQAQVLNLLEDLQEEYGLTYLFVAHDLSVVRHISDRVAVMYLGKIVETGPVDQIFEDPQHPYTEALLQSVPRAKTSEFGRRVDALPGDVPSPRNPPVGCRFHTRCPYAREACKNAPPADYPAGLDHTAACVRLDDQHAYWDAEPLPHTDAYEPSEVDAPMQAEDD, encoded by the coding sequence ATGAGTAAGGCAATTCTCGAAGTCGAAGACCTGGAGAAGTACTACTTCGAACAGGACACGTTCCTAGACCGCATGCTCGGACGCAAGCCCCAGAGCGTGAAGGCAGTGGACAACATCTCCTTTGAGGTTCGCAAAGGCGAAACCCTTGGCCTCGTTGGTGAGTCGGGCTGTGGGAAATCCACGACCAGCGAAACCCTGCTTCGCCTGCGCGAGGCGACCGGCGGGCGCGTCAAATTCGATGGCGAGAACATCTTCGAGATGGACGACGAGGCGTTGCGCGCGTTCCGGCGACGGGCGCAAATCGTCTTCCAAGACCCGTTTTCGAGTCTCGACCCGCGGATGACCGCCGGTGAAATCATCACCGAACCGCTCGTCATCCACGACCTCGCAGACCGCGAGGAGCGCCGGGCAAAGGCGAAAGACCTGCTCGAACGCGTCGGCCTCTCTGCCGACCAAATCGACCGGTATCCCCACGAATTCTCGGGCGGTCAGCGCCAGCGCATCGGGATTGCTCGTGCGCTCGCCCTCGACCCCGAGTTCATCGTGCTTGACGAACCCGTCTCGGCACTCGACGTGAGCGTCCAAGCGCAGGTGCTCAACCTGCTCGAAGACTTGCAAGAAGAGTACGGCCTGACCTACCTGTTCGTCGCACACGACCTTTCTGTGGTGCGCCACATCTCGGACCGTGTTGCCGTAATGTACCTCGGAAAAATCGTCGAGACAGGACCGGTAGACCAGATATTCGAAGACCCACAACATCCCTACACGGAGGCGCTCCTCCAGAGCGTCCCGCGGGCAAAGACGAGCGAGTTCGGCAGGCGTGTGGACGCGCTTCCGGGCGACGTTCCCTCCCCGCGCAATCCGCCTGTTGGCTGTCGGTTCCACACGCGCTGTCCGTACGCCCGTGAGGCGTGTAAGAACGCGCCACCGGCCGACTACCCGGCGGGTCTCGACCACACGGCGGCGTGCGTCAGACTCGACGACCAGCACGCCTATTGGGATGCAGAACCGCTTCCCCACACTGATGCGTACGAACCAAGCGAGGTTGACGCGCCGATGCAAGCGGAGGATGACTGA
- a CDS encoding DUF5821 family protein, which yields MSSNLLEPDIEGILRATLENASGDVLVVNPSDETVEELVSVLADLSDAPSVQVLADDSVLKDVMADFIVASTAADLIEAETLALHTVESRPENSLLITEDSVVAVVAAGDRVAGLSTDDDAFIKSANEMYADLWEQTAAFTLRTPPISRVRSSLSEDLGSTVGSDFEGVLSSLETARGDGDGLDEVTISLLVAAKNEALLYDISKWGEDVGIASKATFSRTKTKLEDMGLITTEKVPIDVGRPRLRLMLGDERLRGAKPDQLASVAQSILN from the coding sequence ATGAGTTCAAATTTACTAGAACCGGACATTGAAGGTATCCTTCGGGCGACGCTCGAGAACGCTTCGGGGGACGTTCTTGTGGTGAACCCATCGGACGAGACGGTAGAGGAGCTCGTAAGCGTCCTTGCCGACCTTTCTGACGCACCGTCGGTGCAGGTACTTGCTGACGATAGCGTTCTCAAAGACGTCATGGCAGACTTCATCGTCGCCTCAACCGCAGCAGACCTCATCGAAGCAGAAACACTCGCGCTCCACACCGTCGAGAGCCGACCTGAAAACTCGCTTCTCATCACCGAAGACAGCGTCGTCGCCGTCGTCGCTGCTGGTGACCGTGTCGCTGGTCTCTCGACTGACGATGACGCGTTCATCAAGAGTGCAAACGAGATGTACGCAGACCTCTGGGAACAGACGGCCGCGTTTACGCTCCGCACGCCACCGATTTCCCGCGTGCGCTCGTCGCTCTCTGAAGACCTTGGCTCCACCGTCGGTTCTGACTTCGAAGGCGTCCTCTCGTCGCTCGAAACCGCCCGCGGAGACGGCGATGGGCTTGACGAAGTGACCATCAGTCTGCTCGTTGCAGCGAAAAACGAAGCGCTCCTCTACGACATCAGCAAATGGGGCGAAGACGTGGGCATCGCTTCGAAAGCGACGTTCTCGCGCACCAAGACCAAACTCGAGGACATGGGCCTCATCACCACCGAAAAAGTGCCAATCGACGTTGGTCGCCCACGCCTCCGGCTCATGCTCGGTGACGAACGGCTGCGCGGTGCGAAGCCAGACCAGCTGGCCTCCGTCGCCCAGAGCATCTTAAACTAA
- a CDS encoding PAS domain-containing protein, with protein sequence MSPPSLSAATLLEQMSDAYFELDQEWRITYWNEAMEKRTGYDRETVVGEVIWERFPEFKETIFEEYYRRVFETGEPAFFETKVSSYAYKVEVRVYPTENGIAVYSVETTRKKEQERRLSAVFDASHELMCVLRPDGTLIEANQVFEDLLEVERDTAIGHVLDAELLHAITPKSQKRLTTALKQARTGELIELEVSLMATGERKTYDVSMKPYFGDEGDVVYIIVEGHDVTDKNAQEAALRHSADLFERVQRMASIGAWEIDMETREMTWTDELKRIHELPLDYEPTLEEAISFIHEDDQARIRAAVERAFENGENWDIVLRVVTQNNSLKWIRLRGEVQKSEQGRQVIRGTFQDITASQEARDKLKESEAAMRELTHISADSSLPFEEKLDQLLELGCEWFGLDIGILSNIEGDDYTVVGAVTPDGSITPGTTFDLADTFCNETIASDEVISYEQASTAREQCHPAYEAFGLESYIGTSVVVDNEPFGTVNFSSAEPRERPFTKSEETFVQLLAEWIGYELRGELNRDRLESSRERLRTIIDTVPHAIFVKTYDGEYLLANEAASALFGLSPEELVGKSDEDILDAEIVARVAEIDQHVIDTGTEILIEGESVTLADGSEGIFKTRKLPITMPNTEEPCLLGVAVDITPLKQAEKELREANASLTEYKEELEIRFAQLEFFDSLLRHDVLNGMTVIRGSAEFLLDDLEDEQNRFDAETILEWADDIVDLVDRVRTMLAVLSGEEEPALEPVDVESVLEAEVGRIKSTYPQATLTVESTPVYALADDMLQEIIGNILTNAIRHGQVDTPSIEVSVKETTNGVRIEVTDNGIGVPDDKKEVIFRRGETSHVKTSGSGFGLFFCETMISAYDGRIWVEDAEPHGAKFVIELPQPSVVADSHLPRSQPSTQ encoded by the coding sequence ATGTCTCCACCGTCACTTTCAGCAGCAACCTTACTTGAACAGATGAGCGATGCCTACTTCGAATTAGACCAGGAGTGGCGCATCACCTACTGGAATGAGGCGATGGAGAAGCGAACGGGCTACGACCGCGAGACGGTTGTCGGAGAAGTCATCTGGGAGCGGTTTCCCGAGTTCAAAGAGACGATTTTCGAGGAATATTACCGACGAGTGTTCGAGACCGGAGAGCCAGCGTTTTTCGAAACCAAAGTGAGTTCGTACGCATACAAAGTCGAGGTTCGCGTGTACCCGACGGAAAACGGAATCGCCGTCTATTCGGTGGAGACGACGCGAAAGAAAGAACAAGAGCGTCGCCTGAGCGCGGTGTTCGACGCTTCGCACGAACTCATGTGCGTCCTCAGACCGGACGGGACGCTCATCGAAGCGAACCAAGTATTCGAAGACCTGCTTGAAGTAGAGCGCGACACGGCAATTGGACACGTTCTCGACGCTGAGCTCCTTCATGCAATCACTCCGAAGTCACAAAAACGGCTCACGACTGCGCTCAAACAGGCTCGAACCGGCGAACTCATCGAACTCGAAGTGTCGCTCATGGCCACTGGCGAACGGAAGACGTACGACGTTTCGATGAAGCCGTATTTCGGTGACGAAGGCGACGTGGTCTACATCATCGTCGAAGGCCACGACGTGACGGATAAGAACGCGCAAGAAGCCGCACTCCGTCACTCAGCAGACCTCTTCGAGCGCGTCCAGCGAATGGCGTCGATTGGTGCGTGGGAAATCGACATGGAAACGCGAGAGATGACGTGGACGGACGAGCTAAAGCGCATCCACGAACTGCCACTGGACTATGAACCAACCCTCGAAGAGGCCATTTCGTTCATCCACGAGGATGACCAAGCCCGGATTCGAGCGGCGGTCGAACGCGCCTTCGAAAACGGCGAAAATTGGGATATTGTCCTCCGTGTGGTCACCCAGAACAACTCGCTCAAATGGATTCGGTTGCGCGGAGAGGTTCAAAAGAGCGAACAGGGAAGACAGGTCATCCGCGGGACGTTCCAAGACATCACGGCGAGCCAGGAAGCGAGAGACAAACTGAAAGAGAGCGAAGCAGCGATGCGAGAGCTCACCCACATTAGTGCCGATTCGTCGCTCCCGTTCGAGGAGAAACTCGACCAGTTGCTCGAGCTGGGCTGTGAGTGGTTCGGCCTCGATATTGGAATCCTGTCGAACATAGAGGGCGATGACTACACCGTCGTCGGCGCGGTTACCCCAGACGGGTCTATCACGCCGGGAACGACGTTCGACCTTGCCGATACCTTCTGTAACGAAACGATTGCGTCGGATGAGGTCATCTCGTACGAGCAAGCATCGACCGCCAGAGAACAGTGCCACCCAGCCTACGAAGCATTCGGTCTCGAATCGTACATCGGCACGAGTGTTGTCGTGGACAACGAGCCGTTCGGCACGGTAAACTTTTCGAGCGCCGAACCGCGTGAGCGACCGTTCACGAAAAGCGAAGAGACGTTCGTCCAGTTGCTCGCTGAGTGGATTGGGTACGAACTCAGAGGAGAGCTGAACAGAGACCGGCTCGAATCCAGCCGTGAACGGCTCCGGACGATTATCGATACGGTGCCACACGCCATCTTCGTGAAGACGTACGACGGCGAGTATCTCCTCGCAAACGAGGCGGCGAGTGCGCTGTTCGGACTCAGCCCAGAGGAACTCGTTGGCAAGAGCGATGAAGATATCCTCGACGCTGAAATCGTTGCTCGCGTCGCAGAGATAGACCAACACGTCATCGACACCGGAACCGAGATACTCATCGAGGGTGAATCGGTCACGCTCGCAGATGGCTCTGAAGGCATCTTCAAGACGCGAAAGCTCCCGATAACGATGCCGAACACCGAAGAGCCGTGTTTGCTCGGCGTCGCCGTCGATATCACGCCGCTCAAACAGGCGGAAAAAGAGCTCCGTGAAGCCAACGCGTCGCTCACCGAGTACAAAGAAGAACTTGAGATTCGCTTCGCCCAACTCGAATTTTTCGACAGTCTCCTGCGCCACGACGTGCTCAACGGCATGACGGTCATCCGAGGCAGCGCGGAGTTCTTGCTCGATGACTTAGAAGACGAACAGAACCGGTTCGATGCAGAGACCATCCTCGAGTGGGCCGACGACATCGTTGACCTCGTAGACCGGGTGCGAACCATGCTCGCGGTGCTCAGCGGCGAAGAAGAGCCGGCGTTAGAACCGGTCGATGTCGAGTCCGTTCTCGAAGCCGAAGTTGGCCGCATCAAATCGACGTACCCGCAGGCGACGCTCACCGTCGAGAGCACTCCGGTGTACGCGCTCGCAGACGATATGCTCCAGGAGATAATTGGTAACATCCTCACGAACGCTATCAGACACGGACAGGTCGACACACCGAGCATTGAAGTGTCTGTCAAAGAAACAACTAATGGCGTTCGCATCGAGGTCACGGATAACGGCATCGGCGTCCCCGATGACAAAAAAGAGGTCATCTTCAGACGCGGCGAAACCTCCCACGTGAAGACATCAGGCTCTGGATTTGGGCTGTTCTTCTGTGAGACGATGATATCGGCGTACGATGGCCGCATCTGGGTCGAAGATGCAGAACCCCACGGTGCGAAGTTCGTCATTGAACTCCCACAACCGTCCGTCGTCGCTGACAGCCACCTGCCACGCTCACAACCATCCACGCAATAA
- a CDS encoding YcaO-like family protein, whose amino-acid sequence MTLGLVGDGPAISALEAALADVSVTAERISATDLDSVAFAAVVGDVGDAVFHNANDAALAGDTTWLAVERGGLGGHALAIDGGISGFGPNTGCFDCLSGRVEANLEGDAETAESDPTTMRVAGALAGRELATLASGADSSLLGGVLELPHATREFLPLPGCDCESGAKTHLSTEYVERELEDSLARAERAIDNRVGIIHEVGEAASFPVPYYIARGGDTSGFSDAIAAQQAAGVAIDWNEALMKAAGEALERYCAGIYRTSEFTQGQPSGMPNAVKPSAFVLPWDAADEAQIPWVEGERLAGGDPAYLPAEFVHFPPPTQQHKPAITTGLGLGNSLPEALLSGLYETLERDATMLAWYSTFEPLKLDIEDETFDTLVRRARSENLEVTPLLVTQDVDVPVVAVAVHREGDWPRFAMGSGADCDAVSAATSALAEALQNWTELGSMGNDAAMQAGAWIGHYASFPDAAQDFVDVDATVSAEAVSVDVAPENELPTVVQRAESAGMDVYAARLTTRDVEELGFEATRVLLPQAQPLFMDEPYFGKRAETVPESLGFEARLDREPHPYP is encoded by the coding sequence ATGACTCTCGGACTCGTCGGTGACGGACCTGCTATTTCTGCACTCGAAGCCGCGCTCGCAGATGTCTCAGTAACTGCTGAGCGAATTTCAGCAACCGACCTCGACAGCGTGGCGTTCGCCGCCGTCGTCGGAGACGTCGGTGACGCCGTCTTCCACAACGCGAACGACGCCGCGCTTGCTGGCGACACGACGTGGCTTGCCGTAGAACGCGGTGGCCTTGGCGGCCACGCCCTCGCAATCGACGGCGGAATCAGTGGATTCGGGCCGAACACCGGTTGTTTCGACTGTTTGTCCGGTCGCGTCGAAGCCAATCTCGAAGGGGACGCCGAAACCGCTGAGTCAGACCCGACGACGATGCGCGTCGCAGGTGCACTCGCCGGACGGGAACTTGCTACACTTGCCAGTGGAGCCGACTCGTCACTGCTTGGCGGCGTCCTCGAACTGCCCCACGCGACCCGCGAATTTCTCCCACTGCCGGGTTGTGACTGTGAGAGTGGAGCGAAAACCCACCTCTCGACCGAGTACGTCGAACGCGAGTTAGAAGACTCACTCGCCCGCGCAGAGCGCGCCATCGACAATCGCGTTGGGATAATCCACGAAGTCGGCGAAGCCGCGTCATTCCCGGTCCCCTACTACATCGCCCGCGGCGGTGACACCTCAGGATTCAGCGACGCAATCGCCGCACAGCAAGCCGCGGGCGTCGCTATCGACTGGAACGAGGCACTGATGAAAGCCGCTGGTGAGGCACTCGAACGCTACTGCGCGGGCATCTACCGGACGAGCGAGTTTACACAGGGTCAACCATCGGGGATGCCAAACGCCGTCAAACCGAGTGCGTTCGTCCTGCCGTGGGACGCAGCCGACGAGGCCCAGATTCCGTGGGTCGAAGGCGAACGCCTCGCCGGTGGCGACCCGGCGTATCTCCCCGCAGAGTTCGTCCACTTCCCGCCACCGACCCAACAGCACAAACCGGCGATTACGACCGGCCTCGGCCTCGGCAACTCGCTGCCGGAAGCCCTCCTCTCTGGACTCTACGAAACTCTTGAACGCGACGCAACGATGCTCGCGTGGTACTCAACGTTCGAACCGCTGAAACTCGACATCGAAGACGAGACGTTCGACACACTCGTCCGTCGTGCTCGGTCTGAAAACCTCGAAGTGACGCCGCTGCTCGTTACCCAAGACGTAGACGTACCCGTCGTCGCCGTCGCCGTCCACCGTGAGGGCGACTGGCCGCGCTTTGCGATGGGCTCTGGAGCCGACTGTGACGCGGTTTCAGCGGCCACCTCTGCGCTCGCCGAAGCCCTCCAGAACTGGACCGAACTCGGGTCGATGGGCAACGACGCGGCGATGCAAGCAGGCGCGTGGATTGGCCACTACGCGTCGTTCCCCGACGCCGCACAGGACTTTGTGGATGTGGACGCGACAGTCTCTGCGGAGGCCGTTTCGGTGGACGTCGCTCCGGAAAACGAGTTGCCAACGGTCGTCCAGCGTGCGGAGTCAGCCGGGATGGACGTGTACGCCGCCCGACTCACGACACGCGACGTAGAAGAACTCGGGTTCGAGGCGACCCGCGTGTTACTTCCGCAAGCACAACCGCTGTTCATGGACGAACCGTACTTCGGGAAGCGAGCAGAGACGGTTCCAGAAAGTCTTGGCTTCGAGGCGCGACTCGACCGCGAACCGCATCCGTATCCGTGA
- the glyA gene encoding serine hydroxymethyltransferase gives MDYDQVREVDPEVANALENEVERQRSTLEMIASENHVSEAVLEAQGSALTNKYAEGYPGARYYAGCEYADVVEQLAIDRAKELWGAEHVNVQPHSGTQANMGVYIAMLEPGDKILSLELSHGGHLSHGHPANFTGKLYEVEQYEVDAETGYLDYDGIMEKAKAFDPDIIVSGYSAYPRVVEWDKIQEAADAADAYHLADIAHITGLVAAGEHPSPVGIADFVTGSTHKTIRAGRGGIIMTSEEHAKAIDSAVFPGTQGGPLMHNIAGKAVGFKEALQPEFTEYAAQTVKNAKVLGETLKDHGLSIVSGGTDNHLLLIDLRPSHPDTTGGDAEEALEEVGIILNKNTVPGETRSPFNPSGIRAGTPLLTTRGFDEDATRKVGDIIAKVVDNYDDDEVKAEAAGEVADLCAEFPLYE, from the coding sequence ATGGATTACGACCAGGTTCGCGAAGTTGACCCGGAGGTCGCAAACGCACTCGAAAACGAGGTCGAGCGCCAACGTTCAACGCTCGAAATGATTGCCTCTGAGAACCACGTTTCAGAGGCAGTGCTCGAAGCACAGGGGAGTGCGCTCACGAACAAGTACGCAGAGGGCTATCCCGGCGCGCGTTATTACGCTGGCTGTGAGTACGCAGACGTCGTCGAACAGCTCGCAATCGACCGCGCGAAAGAACTCTGGGGCGCAGAACACGTGAACGTCCAGCCACACAGCGGGACGCAGGCGAACATGGGCGTCTACATCGCCATGCTCGAACCCGGCGACAAGATTCTCTCTCTCGAACTCTCACACGGCGGCCACCTGAGTCACGGTCACCCAGCGAACTTCACGGGCAAACTCTACGAGGTAGAGCAGTACGAAGTCGATGCAGAGACCGGCTACCTCGACTACGACGGCATCATGGAGAAAGCAAAGGCGTTCGACCCGGATATCATCGTCTCTGGCTACTCCGCCTACCCACGCGTCGTCGAATGGGACAAGATTCAGGAAGCCGCAGACGCGGCAGACGCCTACCACCTCGCCGACATCGCCCACATCACGGGTCTCGTCGCCGCGGGCGAACACCCGTCGCCGGTCGGCATCGCAGACTTCGTCACCGGTTCGACGCACAAGACCATCCGCGCGGGTCGCGGTGGCATCATCATGACGAGCGAAGAACACGCGAAGGCCATCGACTCGGCCGTGTTCCCCGGCACCCAAGGCGGCCCACTCATGCACAACATCGCAGGCAAGGCCGTTGGCTTCAAAGAAGCCCTCCAGCCGGAGTTCACCGAGTACGCCGCCCAGACCGTGAAAAACGCAAAGGTGCTCGGCGAGACGCTCAAAGACCACGGCCTTTCGATCGTGTCGGGCGGCACGGACAACCACCTCCTGCTCATCGACCTTCGCCCATCGCACCCGGACACGACCGGTGGCGACGCAGAGGAAGCGCTCGAAGAAGTCGGTATCATCCTCAACAAAAACACCGTGCCGGGCGAGACGCGCTCGCCGTTCAACCCGAGTGGCATCCGCGCCGGGACGCCGCTGCTCACGACGCGCGGCTTTGACGAGGACGCCACTCGCAAGGTGGGCGACATCATCGCTAAAGTCGTTGACAACTACGACGACGACGAAGTGAAAGCAGAGGCCGCAGGCGAAGTCGCAGACCTCTGCGCTGAGTTCCCGCTTTACGAATAA